The proteins below come from a single Melitaea cinxia chromosome 9, ilMelCinx1.1, whole genome shotgun sequence genomic window:
- the LOC123656566 gene encoding uncharacterized protein LOC123656566, protein MAQYNNFHFKHIQQYQYPYKNPVNLFQLYPPQVSKLKDNFSYEEYNYYDDENVCSCENCDNLKPSCQNMCPNCARLSLTNAGYVIIPFPYPYPVIPKTTNQPKKLTKVTTQPTTKSSATIVSQQSTKAVERTFDEQTDATITDKLVESKVPDVAAKSLEVKDKSPYMLTSLRRTKPNWIPNYGIVPISNKFAEKLMLQLRNMKVLHSPKDYLRDVD, encoded by the coding sequence ATGGCGCAATATAACAACTTTCATTTCAAACACATACAACAATACCAATATCCATACAAAAACCCGgtaaatttatttcaactatATCCTCCTCAAGTATCGAAACTAAAAGATAATTTCAGCTATGAAGAATACAACTATTATGATGACGAAAATGTTTGTTCCTGTGAAAACTGCGATAATCTAAAACCGTCTTGTCAAAATATGTGCCCAAATTGTGCTAGGTTATCCTTAACAAATGCTGGTTATGTAATTATACCGTTTCCTTACCCTTATCCGGTTATACCTAAAACAACAAATCAGCCCAAAAAGTTAACTAAAGTTACTACTCAACCTACCACAAAAAGTAGTGCAACAATAGTTTCTCAACAATCAACTAAAGCAGTTGAACGTACGTTTGATGAACAAACTGATGCCACTATAACAGACAAATTAGTTGAATCGAAAGTTCCAGACGTCGCTGCTAAATCACTCGAAGTGAAAGATAAAAGCCCATATATGCTTACGTCATTAAGACGAACCAAGCCTAATTGGATACCTAACTACGGAATAGTGCCAATTTCTAACAAATTTGCAGAGAAATTGATGTTACAATTACGGAACATGAAAGTACTGCATTCGCCTAAAGATTACTTGCGAGATGTTGATTAA